CGGCTTGACGGAGTTCAGGCTGGGGACGCAGGTATCCTTCACCTGCAACACCCCTTTCGCCGGATGGGTCACCAGTTCTGCCCCGTCCACCTCGAACGTGCCCTGTTCGACGGCCATGAACCCATTCGTGCACCCCCCGTTGCTGTTCTGGCTCTGGAAGGCCTTGACGTAGGTACCGTTCGGAGAGAAATGGTACAGCAAGCCGGAGCCGTTGGGTGACCCCAGCTGTCCGGTGGTGGGGTCATAGGGCGAGCTGACCCCGCCGGAGCCAGCGAACCACATCTGGAACAAGGCGGCGGGGGCACTGGAAGCTGTGGCGGTACCTACAAGGACGGATGTGAGGGCGGCAAACTGGAGCAGATGAACACGCATTTTCTCAACCTCCTGGAGCTTTGGCGGGAACGGGTCCGGTTCGTTGGGAGTCCCCTCGAACGCTCTCAGGGTACGGACGACCGACGAAGCGCACATCGCGTATTTGGGCGAGTGGAGCGCTGACCAGGGTCCGCCGACGCCCCCCACATTCATGGGGTCACCGTTCTTTCGCCCGTGAAACAGCATCCTGATGCCACAGAGGTCCTGAGCGCAGGAACAGGCTCCGTCGCTGCCCCAGGGGCGCTACTGTGAAGCATGAGTTCCTTCCGAGCTCCAAAGCAGCGTCTGCCGGATCACCTCAAGCATCTGCGCAAAGAGTCGCCCGGTCAGAAGGCGGGCCGGACAGCAACGGAAGGTTCCCAGCGTGTCCCAGCCCAAACGGCCATACCAGCCCTCATGGGTGGCTCCGGTCGCCTGGCCGAGGTGTTGCCCCTGGTGTTGCGTGCCATGGTGGGTGACCGGGCAGAAAAGCCGAGGTCGCCGGGCTCGGGCCCACTGCTGGTCGACCAGGGCGACATCCTGGCTGCCCTGGCCCCCTATCACCATCCCCGAAGCCGTTTTGAGGGGCTGATGGTCCGCAAGCTTGTGGGGGAGGGCTATCTCAGGCCGCGTGGGGCACGAGACAAATCCGGTTTGAGCGATTCCTACGAGGTGACGCCCAAGGGAGAGACCCTGCTGGGCTTGCGGGCGTCTCGCTAGGACAAATTCGCAGAGCCCTTCTGAGTGAAGGAAAGGCAGGGGAGCGCGGGGGTGCGGGAAGAGACACCCTCGCCGGGTGGCTCCCTCTCCCCGTGCGTTACCACTCCAAACCTGGCTGGATAGGCCTGACCGCCCCTGGTGAATTGCCAGACCTTCAGCCTGCCACCCGCATTCAGGAGGAAGGTGTCTCTAGGTGTCGGGACCGTTGCGACAACTGCCTCTGCCGAAGTGGCCGCAACCCGAATCCAACACCCGTCCTGTGTTGTCATGGACATGGGGGCTGGCTCCTCAGTCCCGATTCCCTCTCCCCGGAAGGGGGAGTAAACTGACAATTGAACCCAACTCACCCTCACGGAGACCTATGATCGAGAGTGCTCCGCCCCTCACTCGTCTGCCCACTGCTGCCACCCCCCTGGTCGGAAGGGAACATGAGCTGGCGGGGCTGCGTTCACTCCTCGCCTGGCCCGACGTGCGGCTCGTCTCGGTGCTCGGACTGGGCGGGGTGGGGAAGACGCGCCTGGCGCTCGCCGTGGCGTCGGAGCTGAGTGGAGCGTTCGTGGGCCGCGTTTACTTTGTCCCGCTCGCTTCCCTGCGGGACCCAGAATTCCTCATTTCGGAGGTCACACGCGTGCTGGGGCTGGAGGGGACTGGGGGAGCCCTGGGGCTTCTCGCTGGCTTCTTCAGCGGCGGCCCGGCCCTGCTCGTCCTCGACAACCTTGAGCACCTGCTGGACGCAGCGGCCGAGTTCGTGGCGGATCTCCTGGGGGCGGCCCCTGATCTCACCATTCTGACAACGAGCCGCTCGCCGCTGCGCCTGTCTGGCGAGCGGGAGTTTCCCCTGGGACCGCTCGCCCTGCCCGGCGAGGGGCTGGGCCCGGAGGCGCTGGGAGAGGTCGAGGCGGTGCGGCTGTTTCTCGACCGCGCGCGGTCGGTCCGTCCGGACTTCACCCTGACCCAGAGGAACGCGGGGGCGGTGTCCCGCCTAGTCCGGCGGCTGGATGGCTTGCCGCTCGCCCTGGAACTCGCCGCCGCCCGCCTGCGTCTGCTGTCACCGGAGGCGATGCTTCCCCGGCTCGAACATCGCTTGCGCCTGCTGACGGACGGACCGCGCGATCTTCCCGTCCGGCAGCGGACCCTGCGCGGAACCCTCGACTGGAGTTTCGACCTGCTGGGTGAGGGGGAACGCCTCGTTCTGGTGCAGCTCGGGTGCTTCGTGGGTGGGTTCTCCCTGGAGGCGGCGGAGGCGGTGGTCGACCCCGCAGAGGAGACCGACGCGCTTGAGCAGCTTGGGTCGCTGGTCGAGAAAAGCCTGGTGTCACGGGTGGAGGGGGAGGTGCCCCGGTTCTTTCTGCTGGAAACCGTGCGCGAGTATGTGCTGGAAAAGCTGGAGGCATCCGGAACCGCCACGTCGGTGCGGGAGCGGCACTTGGCGTACTTCCTCGCGTTCGCGGAGGCGTCGGTGCAGGGGCTGCGTGGGCCCGAGCAGGAAACCTGGCTGGAGGCGCTGGACCGCGAGAGGGACAACTGCCGGTCCGCCCTGGCACGGGCGGTCGAGGCAGGGGCCGCCGAACTCGCGCTCCGGTTCGCCACGGCCCTGAGGTGGTTCTGGGAGTTCCGAGGGGACCTGGAGGAGGGCCGGGGCGCCCTGGAGACGGCCCTGGCCCTGTCAGGTGACGTGGCGCCCGAGCTGCGGGCCCGAGCGCTGAACGCCCTAGGCGTGTTCGCGTGGCGGCAGGGCGCCCTGGACACGGCCCGGACCTTTGTCGAGGAGGCGCTCAGCCTGCGGCGCGCAGCCGGTGATTGGGTTGGCGTGGGAGGGTCGCTCCGCAATCTCGGGGTCATCGCGCGGCTTCAGGGGAACCTCGTCCTCTCGCGGACCTGTCATGAGGAGGAAATCGGGATCTACCGCCGCCTGGGCGACCCCCTGGAGGTGGGGTACAGCCTGCTGAACCTGGGGGCGTTGGCATTCGCCGAGGGCAACCTCCCGGCGGCACGTTCGGCCTTCCAGGAGTACCTCGCCGTGGTGACTGCCGCGGGAGATCACCACAGCCTGCGGGCGGGCCTCTCCAAC
This is a stretch of genomic DNA from Deinococcus apachensis DSM 19763. It encodes these proteins:
- a CDS encoding tetratricopeptide repeat protein, which encodes MIESAPPLTRLPTAATPLVGREHELAGLRSLLAWPDVRLVSVLGLGGVGKTRLALAVASELSGAFVGRVYFVPLASLRDPEFLISEVTRVLGLEGTGGALGLLAGFFSGGPALLVLDNLEHLLDAAAEFVADLLGAAPDLTILTTSRSPLRLSGEREFPLGPLALPGEGLGPEALGEVEAVRLFLDRARSVRPDFTLTQRNAGAVSRLVRRLDGLPLALELAAARLRLLSPEAMLPRLEHRLRLLTDGPRDLPVRQRTLRGTLDWSFDLLGEGERLVLVQLGCFVGGFSLEAAEAVVDPAEETDALEQLGSLVEKSLVSRVEGEVPRFFLLETVREYVLEKLEASGTATSVRERHLAYFLAFAEASVQGLRGPEQETWLEALDRERDNCRSALARAVEAGAAELALRFATALRWFWEFRGDLEEGRGALETALALSGDVAPELRARALNALGVFAWRQGALDTARTFVEEALSLRRAAGDWVGVGGSLRNLGVIARLQGNLVLSRTCHEEEIGIYRRLGDPLEVGYSLLNLGALAFAEGNLPAARSAFQEYLAVVTAAGDHHSLRAGLSNLGVVVRAEGDRVRARALHEEALAIARAHGHRQGIVNDLLSLAVLLLDDEDVEATEGYARQALTEARGIGDRLSAVQALNLLGDAARSRGDPATALAHRQEALVLARTCGDFENLVASLEGLAEAQLAAGQGAEAARLLGEAGARRHRTGQPATGPEAARLTGVLEGTRAQLDEAAFVAAWSDGWALGGGGTLGVPAPSPSQLPSSDRASGSRDILTDLTPRERDVLRLLSQGLTNLQISRSLDLSAHTVSGHIRSIFSKLDVTTRAAATRVALDRGLV